Within the Thermosipho africanus Ob7 genome, the region GAGCCATCAAGGAGAAAACCATTGAACATTTCGAATCTCCCAGGTATAAATGCTTCCTTAAATGCTACAAAAGTATTATTTAAATCAATTTTTTCAAACAACTCGTATGCTTTTAAGGCAATTGCTGCGTTTATGGGTTGATGTGTCCCGTTTAAATTTACTTCAAGCCCTTTAATAGTAGTTTCACCGTAATAATTTATTATATTTTTTCCAAATTGATATTCTACAACTTCATAATCAAAGTCTTTTCCAAGTTCATATACTTTTGCATTCTTATCTGCAGCAATATTATATATAACCTTTTTAGCTTCTTTTGGAACATTACCAATTACTACTGGTCTATTTTCTTTTATGATTCCAGCTTTTTCATACGCAATTTTTTCAAGAGAGTTCCCGAGAATTTTTGTATGCTCAAGACTTACCGTGGTAATTATTGAAACTTCGGGAATAATTACATTAGTTGCGTCAAATCTGCCTCCAAGACCAACTTCAATGGTTGAAATTTCTACGTTTTCCTCTTTATCTATTTCAAATGCAAGAGCAGTTGCAAATTCAAAAAAACTTGGAGAAAATTCTTCACCTTTTTTATCCATTTCTTCAGAGTATTTCTTAACTAGATTAAAGGCATTTAAAAAGCGCTCCTTTGATATATATTTTCCGTTAATTGGAAATCTTTCAAGAATTGAAGATAAGTGGGGAGATAAATATCCCCCCACTTTATACCCATGATTTTTTGCTAAATAATGTAGAAATGTTGTAGTACTTCCTTTTCCATTTGATCCAGTAATATGAAAGCATTTATAATTTTTCTCTGGATTGTTGAGCCTTTTTAATAATTCTTCTATTCTATAAAGTCCTATTTTAATTTTTCCATAAGGTCGTTTAAAGTATAAGTATTTTAATGCGTCTAAATACTCCATATTATCACTTCTTATTTTAGTGATGTAATTATATTTTTAATTTTTTTGATTTGTTCTTCTATGTTTGCTAACTTTTCTTTTGCTTCTTCCACAATTTCTTCAGGTGCACCTTCCAAAAATTTCTTGTTACTAAGTTTGATTCTAAATTTTTGTGCATCTTTTTCAAGTTTTTCAATTTTTTTGTTAAGTCTATTTATTTCAGTTTCAATATCTATTAAATTACCAAGTTCAACGTAAACTTCTAATTCATTATTTACAAATGCACTTGCTGATTTTTCAGGCTTTTGATCGCTGATTTTTATATTTTCTACATTTCCAAGAGTTCTTATATATAACTTTTCTTCTTCTGTAAAGTCATGATTTGAAGAAATATTTACTTTTTGACTTTGAGGTATGTTAATTTCTGCTTTTACATTTCTAATACCTTTTATAATATTCATTAATAATGAAAAGCGTTTTTCACTAATATTGTCTATTAATTTATCATTAACTTTTGGCCATTCAGATACCGTAATTGATTCTCCTGATGTTGGAAGTTTTTGCCATAATTCTTCAGTAATAAATGGCATAAACGGATGCAATAATTTTAAGCTATTATCTAGAACAGTAACTAAGACGTTTTGAACAAGATGCTTTTCCTCAGTTTTTAGTCTTGGTTTTGATACTTCAATATACCAGTCACAGAATTCATCCCAGAAGAAATTGTATATCTCTCTTGCTGCAAGGTTAAATTCATATTGCTCGATTGCATTAGTTACGTTTTTTATAGTTTTTTGTAGTCTTGAAAGGATCCATTTATCAGATAAATTAAGATTTTCAAGAGGAATTTCTTTATAATCTTCCAAATTCATTATTATAAATCTTGTTGCGTTCCATATTTTATTAGCAAATTTTTTACTAGTATCTATGTTTTTAATATCAAGTTTAATGTCCCTTCCTTGGGCAGCAAGTAGAGCTAAAGTGAATCTCATTGGATCTGCACCATATTCTTGAATAACCTCTAATGGATCTATACCATTTCCTAAGGATTTACTCATTTTTCTTCCGAATTTGTCTCTCACAAGTTGATGGATGTAAACATCATTGAAAGGCTTTTTGCCCATAAATTCATAGCCCATCATGACCATTCTTGCAACCCAGAAGAAGATTATATCAAAACCTGTGACTAATACATCTGTTGGATAGAATTCTTTCAAATCGGATGTATTTTCAGGCCAGCCAAGTGTACTAAAGGGCCAAAGTGCAGATGAAAACCAAGTATCTAGAACATCTTCTTCTTGCTTTAGATTAGTACTACCACATTTTTCACATTTTTTAACTTCTTCTTCAGAAACGTTAATGTGACCGCAATCTTGGCAATACCAAATTGGAATTCTATGTCCCCACCAAAGTTGTCTACTAATACACCAATCTCTGATTTCGTACATCCAATTTAAATATACTTTTTTCCATCTATCAGGATAAAACTTTACTTCTCCTTTTTCAACAGCTTCAATAGCTTTTTCGGCAAGAGGTTTCATTTTAACAAACCATTGGTCCATTAGCATAGGTTCTATAACTGTATTGCATCTGTAGCAATGACCAACAGAATGTTTAATATCTTCTATTTTTACTAAATAACCTTCTTTTTCCAAATCTTCTACTATTTTTTCTCTTGCTTGATACCTATCAAGACCTTTATATTTTCCTCCATTTTCATTAATTGTCATATCATCGTTGAAAATATTAATAAATTCAAGATTATGTCTTTGACCAATTAAATAGTCATTAGGATCATGTGCAGGTGTTACTTTTAAAGCACCAGTTCCAAATTCAGGATCTGCATGCATATCAGCTATTATCTTTATTTTCCTTCCAACAAGTGGAACAATAACTTCTTTTCCAATAAGTTCTTTATATCTTTCATCCGAAGGCGAAACAGCAATAGCAGTGTCTCCTAGCATGGTTTCAGGGCGTGTTGTTGCGATTATAATTTCGCCATTACCAGCAGCAAAAGGATATTTTATGTAATATAATTTTCCATCGTGTTCTTCATATTCGACTTCTTCATCAGAAAGAACAGTTTTACATCTAGGACACCAATTTACTATATATTTGCCTTTATAAATTAGTCCTTTTTTATAAAGAGAAACAAAAACTTTTTTTACAGCTTTTGAAAGTCCCTCATCTAAAGTGAAACGTTCTCTTGTCCAGTCAACTGAAGCACCAATAGCCATTATTTGATTCTTAATAGTATTACGATATGTGTTAGCCCAATCCCAAACAATTTCCAAAAATTTTTCTCTTCCAAGTTCTTCTCTTTTTTTACCTTCTTTTTCAATAGCTTTTTCCACAGCTGTTTGAGTTGCAATTCCTGCATGATCCTCTCCTGGTACCCATAAAGTTTTAAATCCATTCATTCTTTTAAATCTTACTAAGATATCTTGAAGGGTTATGTTTAGAGCGTGACCCATGTGTATTTTTCCAGTAATGTTAGGAGGAGGAATAACAATCGAATATTTTGGGCCTTCTTTTTTAGGAGTAAAATATCCTTTTTCTAGCCAAAATTTGTACCATTTTGTTTCAATATTTGCTGGATCATACCTTGTGCCAATTTCATTATTCACCAATTGCACCTCCCAATTTTTCTACTTTTATTTTTGTATCAATTTTTATGTTTTTATCTTTATAATTTAAAAGCAAATAGTCTAAAGATTCTTTTATTCTATTTGCAATTTGTTTGGCTGTTATTTCATTAATCCCATGTAAAATTATTGAAAATCTTTTTTGACCGCTCCTGCACACGAAATCTTTTGGAATCCTTACACTGTGTTTGATTACAGATGCAGCTCTTGCAATTACAAAATTTATTTCATCTTCTGCAAGTGAATCAAAATCAAGGTCGAGTGTTATTACAAAAAAAGTTGAATTCGAATTACTCAACATCGAGTATACGGTATTAAAAAAAGATTCATTTGGAAGTCTTGTAACTTCATCGACAAAGTTTCCATTTAGTAATTTTAATAGATAATCCATATTAATCACCTCTTAATTAATTTCTTCTTTATTATAACATATTCTTTAAGATTGTGAAAAGTTCGAAGTAGTGTGTTATAATGTAAAATTGGATGGTGAATTTTAATTTTTTGGGAGGTGTGGTGTCTTGAAGCTATCGAGCTTTTTGGGAGGAGTACATCCTCCCGAAAATAAGTCGTTGAGTAAAGATATTCCAATTAAAAAAGCCCCTTTACCAGAAAAGGTTATAGTATTTATGCAACAGCATGCGGGTGCTCCTGCAAAACCTGTAGTGCAGGTTGGTGATGAAGTTAAAACTGGTCAAGTTATTGGTGAACCTTCCGGGTTCGTTTCTGCGTATGTTCATTCACCAGTAACTGGTAAAGTTGTTGAAGTTAAAAAGATAAGTAATATAATTTTTGGAAAAGCAGTTGACGCAGTTATTATTGAAAGAGAATCTGAAGATGATTGGGAGCTTCTTCCTCATGGTGATTTTGAGAAATTTTCAAAAGAAGAGCTTCTTGATATCATTCAAAAAGCAGGTATTGTAGGACTTGGTGGTGCAATGTTCCCAACACATATAAAGTTAAATCCTCCAAAGGATAAAAAAATTGATACATTAATTATAAATGGTGCAGAATGTGAACCATACTTGACAATTGATCACAGAATGATGTTAGAAAAGCATGAAGAGATTTTGTTAGGTATTGAAATTGTAA harbors:
- a CDS encoding bifunctional folylpolyglutamate synthase/dihydrofolate synthase is translated as MEYLDALKYLYFKRPYGKIKIGLYRIEELLKRLNNPEKNYKCFHITGSNGKGSTTTFLHYLAKNHGYKVGGYLSPHLSSILERFPINGKYISKERFLNAFNLVKKYSEEMDKKGEEFSPSFFEFATALAFEIDKEENVEISTIEVGLGGRFDATNVIIPEVSIITTVSLEHTKILGNSLEKIAYEKAGIIKENRPVVIGNVPKEAKKVIYNIAADKNAKVYELGKDFDYEVVEYQFGKNIINYYGETTIKGLEVNLNGTHQPINAAIALKAYELFEKIDLNNTFVAFKEAFIPGRFEMFNGFLLDGSHNPQAAEKFLENLNIYFKNDSKIALFGILDDKDKISVISKLIPEFEHVIVTCPPSHRAINCLETYELVKDFSKSCEFIADPIHAIEKLKEMKADLKVVTGSFYLVGFIRSYLGKGYIDEELKLMRR
- a CDS encoding valine--tRNA ligase — its product is MNNEIGTRYDPANIETKWYKFWLEKGYFTPKKEGPKYSIVIPPPNITGKIHMGHALNITLQDILVRFKRMNGFKTLWVPGEDHAGIATQTAVEKAIEKEGKKREELGREKFLEIVWDWANTYRNTIKNQIMAIGASVDWTRERFTLDEGLSKAVKKVFVSLYKKGLIYKGKYIVNWCPRCKTVLSDEEVEYEEHDGKLYYIKYPFAAGNGEIIIATTRPETMLGDTAIAVSPSDERYKELIGKEVIVPLVGRKIKIIADMHADPEFGTGALKVTPAHDPNDYLIGQRHNLEFINIFNDDMTINENGGKYKGLDRYQAREKIVEDLEKEGYLVKIEDIKHSVGHCYRCNTVIEPMLMDQWFVKMKPLAEKAIEAVEKGEVKFYPDRWKKVYLNWMYEIRDWCISRQLWWGHRIPIWYCQDCGHINVSEEEVKKCEKCGSTNLKQEEDVLDTWFSSALWPFSTLGWPENTSDLKEFYPTDVLVTGFDIIFFWVARMVMMGYEFMGKKPFNDVYIHQLVRDKFGRKMSKSLGNGIDPLEVIQEYGADPMRFTLALLAAQGRDIKLDIKNIDTSKKFANKIWNATRFIIMNLEDYKEIPLENLNLSDKWILSRLQKTIKNVTNAIEQYEFNLAAREIYNFFWDEFCDWYIEVSKPRLKTEEKHLVQNVLVTVLDNSLKLLHPFMPFITEELWQKLPTSGESITVSEWPKVNDKLIDNISEKRFSLLMNIIKGIRNVKAEINIPQSQKVNISSNHDFTEEEKLYIRTLGNVENIKISDQKPEKSASAFVNNELEVYVELGNLIDIETEINRLNKKIEKLEKDAQKFRIKLSNKKFLEGAPEEIVEEAKEKLANIEEQIKKIKNIITSLK
- a CDS encoding GGDEF domain-containing protein translates to MDYLLKLLNGNFVDEVTRLPNESFFNTVYSMLSNSNSTFFVITLDLDFDSLAEDEINFVIARAASVIKHSVRIPKDFVCRSGQKRFSIILHGINEITAKQIANRIKESLDYLLLNYKDKNIKIDTKIKVEKLGGAIGE